A window of Halovivax gelatinilyticus genomic DNA:
AGGATCGATATTCGACCGAACAGCGAGACGATCGCGCGGCCGACCGATCGTCCGACTTTTGACGATCCCCCGCGGAGGATCGACTATGGCGGACTTCGACCCGGACCTGTTCGAGGACAAGTACGCGAACTACTTCCCGGAGCTACAGCAGGCGTACAAGAACGCATTCAATCGGATGAACGACCGGTACGACTCCGGACTCGTCCACGCGATCGACCAGCAGGTGTTGAACGAGAGCGAGCCGTTCTACGAGGGAGACGGCGAGTTTCGTATCGACCTTCCGGACGATCCCTACGACCGACTCTCGGGCGTCGTGGTCGAGGAAGATCAGTTCGAGGAAGTCCTCGAGATCCATGTCGATGAGATCGAAAGCGAACTCGAGCGAGTGTTCGGATTCGCGTGACGCTGTGCCGTCTACACGGTTGCAGTCGATAGCGGGTGTGAAAATTGTGAATGTAGTTACATTCACGAGCGATCCCGAGCCGAGAACCGACGCCCCAACGTGTACGCCGCACCACTGAGAGCCACGGCGGTTCCGGTAACGACGCCCGCCACCGTGCGGCGTGACGGTGACGAGCCGTCGGCCGACCGTTCGACGGGCTGATCGAACGCTCCCGCTGTGCTCGCCCAATCGTGATGGTGTCCGAGGGTCCCCAGGCGGACGCGTGAGTCCTCACTGGATCCGTCAAGTCCCGTATCGATCGCGTAGAGGTATCCATCGTGGCTCCCGACGAATGCCCGCCCCTCGACGACTGTCGGCGACGAGACGACAGCACCGCCGGTCTCGACCGTCCACCGTTTCTCGCCAGAGCTCGAATCGATCGCGTAGACAGTTCCATCGGTGCTTCCGACGATCACCGTCCCCGCGACGACCGTCGGCGAAGAGGCCACGTCACCATCGGTTTCGACGTGCCAGTGCATTGCGCCCGAGTCTGGATCGATCGCGTAGACGTTCCCGTCAACACCGCCGACGAACACCGCCTCGGCCGTCACCGTCGGTGACGACACGAACCCCTCAGACGGGCGGTCAATCCACATTTCGTCACCGGTTTTCGCGTCGAGACCGACGACGGTGCCATCGCTGTCGCCGAGGTAGACGACGCCGTCGAACAGCGTCGGTGACGCCGCGATCGATGCCGTCAGCTCGTACGTCCACTCATCGTCGCCCGATGTCGCGTCCAGTGCGTAGCACGTTCCGTCCGCGCCTCCGACGTAGACCGTCCCGTCGACGACCGTCGGTGACGAGCGTACGACGTCGCCGGTGTCGACCGTCCACTGCTCAGTGCCCGTCCTCGCGTCGATCGCGTGTACCGCGTGATCGTAGCCGCCGACGAACAGAGATCCGTCCGCTGCCGTCACCGACGAGCGCATCCACGGTTCGTCGATCGCGTACCGCCAGTACTCCTCGCCGGTCTCGGCGTTCAGCGCGAAGACGCCTGCGTCCAGGTCCCCGCCGGTCGGCGCTTCGATGCTGACGTAGACCGTCCCGTCGATGACGGTCGGGGCCGTCTCGATCCAATTGTCGACGTTCAGTGCGGGCCGAAATCGCCATCGCCTCTCGCCGCTTCCCGCGTCGAGGGCGTACACGTGTCCGTCGTCGCTACCCACGTAGACCGTCCCGTCGACGACCGTCGGTGACGAGTCGACGGCGTCGTTGGTTCGATAGCGCCAAGCACGACGGGGGATGGACTGCTCCTCGACTGCGGACGTGACGCTGCTCAGACCGGTGAGTGTCGTCGCAGCGGCGATTTGGAGAACGTTCCGACGTGTTTGAGTACCCATCCACTGTACCTTTTATTTGATTTTAGATGCCAGTCAATAACTATTTCCATGCAAGTCTTCTTTACTCTGTTAGTTGGTGGTATTTCTCCCCTCACTAATTCGATGCTCGACCGAGTCGTCGTGCCTGACGACGCCGTACGTGGGTCCGGGCGCGTTGTCTATCCTTCTTCTCTCGGCTAGGTGATGCTGGATCCTCGACCACATTTCGCTTGTAACTGCTGTTTCTGTCGTTCGGGCTGAACCTCCCCGATCAGGATTCAGCATCGCCAGGTTCAAAATTACAAGCCGTTCGTACACCACCATATCGTGCAAAACCCTTGTAGCGTCAAATCAGTCCACAGATTCTAGTTCGCTTCGAAACCGAACACCAGCGACGGAAGGCCTAAGGAGCGTCGCACCCAACCACGTCGTATGAGCACGGAGACACAGGACGCAGACGACTTAGAAGAACGCGTCGCCAACTTCCTGCGGCGAAACTTCCCGCAGATTCAGATGCACGGCGGCAGCGCCGCGATCCAGGAGATCGACCGCGAGACCGGAGAGGTCACGATCGCGCTCGGCGGCGCCTGCAGCGGCTGTGGCATCTCCCCGATGACGATCCAGGCGATCAAGAGCCGGATGGTAAAGGAGATTCCCGAGATTACGCAGGTCCACGCTCACACCGGTATGGAGGGCGGAATGGGTGGCGGCGGTACGAGCCCATCGTTCCCCGGCGAAACCGTCGACGACGACGGCGAAGATGAAGGTCCGCAGGCGCCGTTCTGAGCCCGACGGAGTCGAAATTCAGGAGGACGGTCGGAGATTTCGTTCTCGTTCCCACGTACGCAGTAGCCCGGCCAGCGTCCGGTTCGTCGGGACGTCGAGGCTGACCTCGTCCGCCCGGTCGACGACGAACCCGGAGATGGCGTCGACCTCCGTTCGGCGGTCGGCGCGGACGTCCTGGAGCATCGACGACTCGTTCTTCGCGGTTGCGCTCGCGACGCGTTCGACGGCGGTCAGCGTCGACGATTCGTCCAGTTCGACGCCGTGAGCCCGAGCGACGCGAACGGTTTCGCGGGCGGCCTCCAGCGCGAGTTCGCGGGCCGGCGATTCGAGTACGGCGCCGTTCTCGACGCGGACCAGTGCCGTGACCGGGTTGATGGCAGCGTTGATCGCGAGCTTCTCCCAGAGCCGTCTCGGCATATCGTCGGCGACGGTGGTTTCGATACCCGCCACAGAAAACGCGCGTCCGATCCGCTCGGCGAGGGAGGACGTCCCGCCGTCGTGCGGTCCGAGAACGACCTCCCCGAGACCGGTACACCGAACGAGGCCGGGGCGCTCGAGGCGGGCACCGTAGGTCGCCGTTCCGGCGAGGACGGGACAGGCCAGCGCGTCGGCCAGAATCTCCTCGTTTCCCATCCCGTTCTGTAGCGAGAGGACGGCGTCGAACGACCCCGTTGCAAGGGTTTCGGCCGCCGTCTGGGTGTCGAACGCTTTGACCGTCACGACGGCCAGCTCGGCAGCGATGTCGGATCCGTCGGTCGTCGCAGAGGGGCAAACGTGTGCGTCTATTTCGCCTTCGATGGCCAGGCCATCGCGCTCGATTCGATCGGCGTGGGCGGCGCGACCGACGAGAGTGACGTCGTGTTCGCGAGCGAGGAGGCCGCCGATCAGGCTCCCGAGACTCCCGGCCCCGAAGACGACGGTTTCCATATCCACCACTCAGAGTCCCGGGTCAAAGGTGATTTGGATCGAATCGCGGAGGCTACCGGATGGTAGGTCTACCCGCCTCCAGCATTCGGTCAGAAGACGAACCACCGTCGAGAGCGGTCAAGGTTGTCAATAGTTACTACAGTACGGTCACGAGATAGGACATGACCGAAACGACGAGTAGACGGCGGGTACTACGGGCAGTCTCAGCGGGCGGCGTGACGGCAGCCTTCGCAGGGTGTATCGGGCTGCTGGACGACGAAGAGACGGGGCCGTGCGAGGTCGCCGAGCGAACCCTTGAGGCGATAGCCAATCGAGAGTACGAGGCCGCCGTCGAGTGGTTACCGGTCGCGTACATGGCCGACGCGTCCGAGTCGGACGTGCTCGCAGTACTGGAGCGGGAGGATCCAGGTGCCGAGGTTGAGCTGCACGAGGCGAACTGCGTCTGCGAGGAGTCGATCGAGCCCGACGAGGTGGGGTGGCTCGACGATCTGGACGCGAAACCGACCGGCGTCGAGACGCTCCGCGTCGACATCTCGGCCGATGGGTCGGGCGAACTGACCGACGGAAACGCGTACTTTCTGGCTCTCGATATCGACGGCGAGTGGTACGTCGGGGAAATCGGCCCCCGTCAGGCGGGAGACTGCCGAGCGGACGAGGACAGCCCGGTCACCGGCGCCGTCGATATCGTCGCAGGATCCGACGAGACGGTCGAAGTGGCGGTCACGTCGCTCGGAGCGGTCGACCGCCTCCTGGCCGAGTGCGACGGCGAGGTCGTCGCCGAATGGACCTCGCCGGAGGTGGGCGCCGTATACGAGGTCGACGTTTCAGCCGCTCCCTGTTCGGATTCAGAGTTGCAAGTCGTCGCCACGGGCGAGGGCCGTGAAATCGTTATTGGAACGTACGATAACAGCCAGTAGCTCACTCGCCGACGGTCACAAGAGGGTCGGTTACCGCATCCATCCTCGGTCCAGTACATCAGATACTCCGTTTCAGTTCCCCACTCCGGGCAGGTGTCCGGGAGCCCGCCCGAAATCTACACCTCTTGAATCCGGTCGTCGTTATAGCGCAACCCGGTCATCGGAGCGGATTATGTCATTACTCACAGCCCGTAGAAAATTTAAATATTAGAAAAAACAATATACCGTGGATGGACGGCGCGTCGTTACAGCGGTTGAGCATTCTCCTCGTTCTCCTGTGGCTCATCCTGGTGGACATGGAAACGTTATCCTGGCTACTCCTTCCGTTGCTCATTTTCGCGGTCATTATTGGGATCGTGGGATTCGTCACCGAATGAGTGGTGTCGACGGCCGTTGACGAGGACGGTCACGTTCTCGAAGCAAACGAGAGCGGACGGGGTTGATCCCCACGTCGACGGCGAACATCTCCCAGCGGCACCGACCATTAGCAGATCCGGTCCGGCGGCGCGGTCAATCCTCCGTCCAGTACATCAGGTTCTCCTTTTCGGTTCCACACTCGGGGCAGATATCCGGGAGGCCGCCTGCGATCTCACCCATCTCGCCGCACTCCATACAGCGCCACATCAGTTCGGCTTCACCCCAGGATTGGCCCGACTTGACGTGCTCGACCGAGAGCGATTCGATCCCTTCCCGCGTCGTGACGAAAAAGCCGTCCGTGTCGAAGCCGCGAACGGTTCCGAGCGGGATTCCGTCCGCGTCGTAGACCGTCTGCCCGGACCCGACGCGCCTGACGTCTTCGTCCGCGTTCCCCTGCGGATCGGTCGCCGACTGGTCGCTGGTGTTGCTCATGAATGCGTTCACGCCGAGGGACACGGTAAAGCCAGGGCGCCAACAGTGCAAGCGTTCGCGTGCGCGAGAGCCGACCGAAGCGAATCGAACGGTCTACATGAAGTCCGCAATTCCGCTCTGTTTGTTCTTGTCGTTCTCGAAGATACTCTCTAGGGATTTCTCGAGGACTTCGAGGCGCTGTTTGGTGTAGTCGCGACAGCCGAACTCGTCTGCGACCTGGATGGCCGTGTCCATGTACTTGTTCACCGAGCCCTGGTGGACGGTGAGATTGACGTTGCCGCCACACTCCCGGCAGACTTCCGACAGCGGCATCCGGCGGAACTTCTCCCCGCAGTCGAGACAGCGCGTCTCCTGTCGCGAAAACGCCCGCAGGTTGCCGATCAGGTCCGGCAGGAAGTGATACTCGATGACGCGCTCTGCGACGTCGGTTTCGTCGACGGCCCGCAGCTTGCGCGAGATCTCGAGCTGGGCGTCCATCTTGTCCATCATGGAGCCGAGCGTCTTGTACGCCGAGAGGTCCGGCCCCATCGCGATGTCGGTCGTGTCGTGGGTGTGGCGAAAGCCGGTGTACTCGTCGTCGGTGCCGAGCGTGTCCTCACCGATTTTGATGTCGACCTCGCCAGGATCCGCCTGTTCGAGCGTCGCCTCGTAGAACTCGTGAGGGTACTGCGAGACGATGTCCATGTTGTGCGCCTCGTCGTCGATCTCCGAAGGGTCGATTCGAGAGGACATGACGAGGGGGGCGTCCATCCGACCGCCACGTTTGTCGGGGAGGAAGGACTTACTGAAGTTGAGGAGACCGTCCAAGAGGAGCATCACGCAATCTTCGTCGCCGTCACACTGACCGGTGTGTAGTCCGTTCGCGACGAGCGTGTGCGTGCCCGAAACGGTGAGACAGTAGGTGTACTCGGCATCGGATGGGACGATGTCGGTTCGTTCTACTCTATCAACCCCCGGACGACCGCCATCTGCGATGGCTTCCGAACGCGTCCTCGTATTCGATCCAGCCGTCGAGTCGGCTCGAGACGGCGTTGGAATTTCGTCGCCGATCTCGAGTTCGCTCGCAGGGATCCGGTCGAGTCCATCGTTCCAGACGACCATCGTGTGGTCGGGCGTAACGGTTAGCGAGCGTCCGTCTCGGGTTTCGATTCGCACGAGATGGTCCGGTGCCGGGTGTTTTGAAACGGTCTCGACCGGACGGGTCACGGGGACTCCCTCGGCGTTGATCGATGGAACCAGAACGGATGATTCGAGGTCCTGAATCAGCGTTCCGAAGTCGTCCTCGCGTGGATCGGTCAACCGAGACTCGACGAATCGTTCGATCGGTTCTTCGCGGACGGTTCCCGCCTCGGCTTCGTACTGGATCTTCGTCTCCGGATGAAAACAGTTGCGCCGTTTCGCCGCGTGGAAGTACGGGTGGGCGTAGCCCACGGCGGCGCTCGTAAAGCCGATCACGCGCCCGACCGTCGCGGCGCTGGTGTGGGGCGCCATGCCGAACACCAGCTCCCCGACCAGCTCGTCGCGCTCGTCGAGTTCGTAGTAGGGTTCCAGGCCGTAGTACTGGACGAGCAGGTCGTCGATAAAGTTCGCCGTTTGCATCATGTGTTCGGCGGCGCCGTCGGAGAGAACGACGTCCTGGACGTTGAGCTCGACCAGCTGGTCCTCGTGCGTGAGCGGTTGGCCGTGGATGTCCGTCTCGTAGCCGAGCGCCTGGAGCTGGCCGACGGTGACGTCGAGTTCGCTCGCGCGCACCGAGGTCACGGGCAGGTCGGTCATGTCGTAGCGGACGGTGCCGTCTTTGAACGACGAGACGTCGTGTTTCGCCCGGAGGATGCCCTTCTCGATCGGTTCGGGGAGTTTGTCAGTCGAGGTGAGCCCCTTGACTCCCTTCAGGATCTCGAAGGCGTTCTCCCGCTCGCCGACGGAGTCGAGGGCGTCCCGGTAGGCCTCGTTTATATCGACGGGCCGTACCTCGGCGCAGGTGGCGGTTCGTTCACAACGGTCGCACTCGACGCGGCCGGCGTCGTCGGGTTCGATCCGCTCGTCACACTCCGGACAGCGATAGTCGGGTTCGGTTCGTTCGTCACACGCCGGACAGCGGTGTTCGTAGGACTCCTCGCCACAATCGGGACAGCGGGTCCGTCCGACCTGAACGTCGACGACGCCCGGCGTGTCCGACATCGTCTCGGCGTGCGAGCCGGCCTTCGCGACGTCGCGTTGGGCGCCGCCGGCTTCGCTGATCGGAAAGAGCGTGTGGACCGCCGGACTCATGTCCCGGCTCTCTGACTTCTCGGGTCTGCCCATCCGGTTTCCGATCCGGGTGGGCGCACGCTCGCGTATCGAGAACGGAGCGACCTCGGTTACGGCTTCGACCGCGTTGTCGCCCGGTCGGTCGGTTCCCCAGGTTCGCGCCCGTTTCGAGAGGTCCTCGTCTCCCCAGGATCGGTCGATCCGTCCGGTCTTCGTGATCTCACAGCCGAGCGAATTGAGTAGCGGACGCGGATCGTCGACTTCGATTCGATCCTCGCGCTGGCGGTGTTCGACGACGATCGTTTCGAGCGCTTCGCGCGTCGCGTCGGTGTGTTCGAGTTCGAGGACGGGGCCGTCGTCGGTGTCCTCGATCCGACCGTCTTCGACCGCCGCGGCGAGGTCGCAAAAGGCCTCGACCGAGAGGTCGTGCCAGAGGTAGGTGTACGCTGGGTGAAGCGGGGCGTCGTACGTCGTTGCCCACTCGAGTGCGCGCTCTGAATCGGGGTGTTCTAAATCGATCGACGGGTCGTCCCGGAGCGCCTGGATATCGACACCGGCGGCTTCCAGATCCAGAATCCACCACTCGGGGACGTACGAGGACGGGGCGAGCGCGTGGTTGTTCTCGACGAACTCGCCGTAGTTGACGAGGTACTCGCCCAGATCCAGAATCTTCTCGACGCCGTTTCGCAGTTCGAGCGCGGTGTCGGGGTCGTCGATCTGCCTGACGTCACCGTTGGCCAGCCGGACCGTCGGTCCCTCGATCGAGTCGACGGGGACGACGCCGGCCGCCTTCCCCGGTCGCTCGGTCTTGACCTGCGTGCCGGTCGCGAGAAAGTCGTCCAGGAGGTGCATCGCGGCGGGGTGGACGCCGGCCGTCGCGAAGCCGTGATTGCGCGCACGTCCGTAGCGCAGCCGGAAGCCGCCGTTCGCGCAGGGGTGTGAAAAGACCGGACGGCCGGCGATCAGGTCGCGGAGGAACTTCTTCGACGGCTCGACGCGATTCGGACCGTCGAAGTCGGGGTCGTCGGATTCGACAGCAGTCACAGCGCGGTCGTTCTGGCCGTCACCGTCGTCCGCCTCAGCGTCGTCAGTATCGGCGCCGTCGACAGCGTCGGCGGTATCGTCGGCCGGTTCGTCGTAGTAGGTTCCGTCGATCAGATCCTGCAGCCATGGCCAGTCGACCTCGTCGAG
This region includes:
- a CDS encoding DUF5783 family protein, with protein sequence MADFDPDLFEDKYANYFPELQQAYKNAFNRMNDRYDSGLVHAIDQQVLNESEPFYEGDGEFRIDLPDDPYDRLSGVVVEEDQFEEVLEIHVDEIESELERVFGFA
- a CDS encoding NifU family protein encodes the protein MSTETQDADDLEERVANFLRRNFPQIQMHGGSAAIQEIDRETGEVTIALGGACSGCGISPMTIQAIKSRMVKEIPEITQVHAHTGMEGGMGGGGTSPSFPGETVDDDGEDEGPQAPF
- a CDS encoding PQQ-binding-like beta-propeller repeat protein — protein: MGTQTRRNVLQIAAATTLTGLSSVTSAVEEQSIPRRAWRYRTNDAVDSSPTVVDGTVYVGSDDGHVYALDAGSGERRWRFRPALNVDNWIETAPTVIDGTVYVSIEAPTGGDLDAGVFALNAETGEEYWRYAIDEPWMRSSVTAADGSLFVGGYDHAVHAIDARTGTEQWTVDTGDVVRSSPTVVDGTVYVGGADGTCYALDATSGDDEWTYELTASIAASPTLFDGVVYLGDSDGTVVGLDAKTGDEMWIDRPSEGFVSSPTVTAEAVFVGGVDGNVYAIDPDSGAMHWHVETDGDVASSPTVVAGTVIVGSTDGTVYAIDSSSGEKRWTVETGGAVVSSPTVVEGRAFVGSHDGYLYAIDTGLDGSSEDSRVRLGTLGHHHDWASTAGAFDQPVERSADGSSPSRRTVAGVVTGTAVALSGAAYTLGRRFSARDRS
- a CDS encoding ketopantoate reductase family protein, whose product is METVVFGAGSLGSLIGGLLAREHDVTLVGRAAHADRIERDGLAIEGEIDAHVCPSATTDGSDIAAELAVVTVKAFDTQTAAETLATGSFDAVLSLQNGMGNEEILADALACPVLAGTATYGARLERPGLVRCTGLGEVVLGPHDGGTSSLAERIGRAFSVAGIETTVADDMPRRLWEKLAINAAINPVTALVRVENGAVLESPARELALEAARETVRVARAHGVELDESSTLTAVERVASATAKNESSMLQDVRADRRTEVDAISGFVVDRADEVSLDVPTNRTLAGLLRTWERERNLRPSS
- a CDS encoding DUF7130 family rubredoxin-like protein, producing MSNTSDQSATDPQGNADEDVRRVGSGQTVYDADGIPLGTVRGFDTDGFFVTTREGIESLSVEHVKSGQSWGEAELMWRCMECGEMGEIAGGLPDICPECGTEKENLMYWTED
- a CDS encoding DNA-directed DNA polymerase II large subunit, with amino-acid sequence MREEDAQYFETLEAELETAFDVAQRARARGGDPEPEVEIPVARDMADRVENILGIEGVAERVRELEGEMSREEAALELAKDFAEGTVGEYETKAGKIEGAVRTAVALLTEGVVAAPIEGIDRVELLENGDGTEFVNVYYAGPIRSAGGTAQALSVLVADYTRALVGLESYQARDDEIERYAEEVSLYDSETGLQYTPKDVETKFIARNLPIMLDGEATGDEEVSGFRDLERVDTNSARGGMCLVLAEGIALKAPKIQRYTSQLDEVDWPWLQDLIDGTYYDEPADDTADAVDGADTDDAEADDGDGQNDRAVTAVESDDPDFDGPNRVEPSKKFLRDLIAGRPVFSHPCANGGFRLRYGRARNHGFATAGVHPAAMHLLDDFLATGTQVKTERPGKAAGVVPVDSIEGPTVRLANGDVRQIDDPDTALELRNGVEKILDLGEYLVNYGEFVENNHALAPSSYVPEWWILDLEAAGVDIQALRDDPSIDLEHPDSERALEWATTYDAPLHPAYTYLWHDLSVEAFCDLAAAVEDGRIEDTDDGPVLELEHTDATREALETIVVEHRQREDRIEVDDPRPLLNSLGCEITKTGRIDRSWGDEDLSKRARTWGTDRPGDNAVEAVTEVAPFSIRERAPTRIGNRMGRPEKSESRDMSPAVHTLFPISEAGGAQRDVAKAGSHAETMSDTPGVVDVQVGRTRCPDCGEESYEHRCPACDERTEPDYRCPECDERIEPDDAGRVECDRCERTATCAEVRPVDINEAYRDALDSVGERENAFEILKGVKGLTSTDKLPEPIEKGILRAKHDVSSFKDGTVRYDMTDLPVTSVRASELDVTVGQLQALGYETDIHGQPLTHEDQLVELNVQDVVLSDGAAEHMMQTANFIDDLLVQYYGLEPYYELDERDELVGELVFGMAPHTSAATVGRVIGFTSAAVGYAHPYFHAAKRRNCFHPETKIQYEAEAGTVREEPIERFVESRLTDPREDDFGTLIQDLESSVLVPSINAEGVPVTRPVETVSKHPAPDHLVRIETRDGRSLTVTPDHTMVVWNDGLDRIPASELEIGDEIPTPSRADSTAGSNTRTRSEAIADGGRPGVDRVERTDIVPSDAEYTYCLTVSGTHTLVANGLHTGQCDGDEDCVMLLLDGLLNFSKSFLPDKRGGRMDAPLVMSSRIDPSEIDDEAHNMDIVSQYPHEFYEATLEQADPGEVDIKIGEDTLGTDDEYTGFRHTHDTTDIAMGPDLSAYKTLGSMMDKMDAQLEISRKLRAVDETDVAERVIEYHFLPDLIGNLRAFSRQETRCLDCGEKFRRMPLSEVCRECGGNVNLTVHQGSVNKYMDTAIQVADEFGCRDYTKQRLEVLEKSLESIFENDKNKQSGIADFM